The Salinibacterium sp. M195 genome includes a window with the following:
- a CDS encoding sulfatase — MTDKATRRPNIVMILTDDHASHAIGAYGSVVNQTPRIDEIAQLGWKLDNCFATNSLCSPSRASILTGTYSHINGVSTLVTPIDASQPTFISQLKEAGYRTAIVGKWHMGDGGEADPQNFDYWDVLIEQGEYHDPKFLNPDGLRTVPGYATDVITDLSLKWVDELEGDDPWCVLIYHKAPHRPWEPDEKHAGMYSDPIPVPATFTDDYETRTSSARRAAMRIAENLNEDDLKQTPPEGLTYDELALWKYQRFMEDYLACVASVDDNVGRVTDWLKERGDFDDTLLMYSSDQGFFLGDHGWFDKRFMYEESLRMPFVLSYPAQLAAGKSYEGIVTNVDLAQTILDAAGVEHHPRMQGRSLWPDLIEVPDVEPAEGMYYRYWENDDVFHRAPAHYGYRTDRYKLIFFYNDGLGVPGTGPFSYPSEWEMYDLETDPDELNNVYGTAEYAEVEADMKVKMWKAQASFEDEPHPSQPKPVGV; from the coding sequence ATGACTGACAAAGCAACGCGCCGCCCCAACATCGTGATGATCCTCACCGACGATCACGCCTCGCATGCGATCGGCGCCTACGGGTCGGTCGTCAACCAGACTCCGCGCATCGACGAGATCGCCCAGCTGGGATGGAAACTCGACAACTGTTTCGCGACCAACTCGCTGTGTTCGCCGAGCCGGGCATCCATTCTCACGGGGACATATAGCCACATCAACGGTGTCAGCACGCTCGTCACCCCGATCGACGCCAGCCAGCCGACCTTCATCTCCCAGCTGAAAGAGGCGGGCTACCGCACGGCCATAGTCGGCAAGTGGCACATGGGGGATGGCGGAGAAGCTGACCCCCAGAACTTTGATTACTGGGATGTGCTCATTGAGCAGGGCGAGTACCACGATCCGAAATTCTTGAACCCGGATGGGCTGCGCACGGTTCCCGGCTATGCCACCGACGTGATCACCGACCTGTCACTCAAGTGGGTTGACGAGCTCGAGGGTGACGACCCGTGGTGCGTTCTGATCTATCACAAGGCACCGCACCGCCCGTGGGAGCCCGATGAGAAGCACGCCGGTATGTACTCCGACCCCATCCCGGTTCCTGCCACCTTTACCGACGATTATGAGACGCGCACGTCATCCGCTCGCCGGGCCGCGATGCGCATCGCCGAAAACCTCAACGAAGACGACCTCAAGCAGACGCCACCCGAGGGGCTCACCTACGACGAGCTCGCCCTGTGGAAGTACCAGCGCTTCATGGAGGACTACCTCGCGTGCGTTGCCTCGGTCGACGACAACGTTGGCCGTGTCACCGACTGGCTCAAGGAGCGCGGCGACTTCGACGACACCCTGCTCATGTACAGCTCAGATCAGGGCTTCTTCTTGGGCGACCACGGCTGGTTCGATAAGCGCTTCATGTACGAAGAATCGCTGCGGATGCCGTTCGTTCTCAGCTACCCCGCGCAACTTGCAGCGGGCAAGTCGTACGAGGGCATCGTGACCAACGTAGACCTCGCGCAGACCATCCTCGATGCGGCCGGTGTGGAACACCACCCACGGATGCAGGGCCGCAGCCTGTGGCCAGACCTCATCGAAGTTCCGGATGTCGAACCCGCCGAGGGCATGTACTACCGCTACTGGGAGAACGACGATGTCTTCCACCGCGCGCCCGCCCACTACGGCTACCGCACCGACCGCTACAAGCTGATCTTCTTCTACAACGACGGGCTCGGAGTGCCTGGAACCGGGCCGTTCTCGTACCCTTCCGAGTGGGAAATGTACGACCTCGAAACCGATCCCGACGAACTCAACAACGTCTACGGAACGGCCGAATACGCCGAAGTCGAAGCAGATATGAAGGTCAAAATGTGGAAGGCGCAGGCATCGTTCGAAGACGAGCCGCACCCCAGCCAGCCGAAGCCGGTTGGCGTCTAA
- a CDS encoding YciI family protein: MQYMILIHSEPMDGPNPGEPGFEDTMAPWMAYNQKLIDGGHYVAADQLQGIETATTIRRAYGAGDTIVDGPFAETKEHLGGFYIVEAKDLDEALALAAEVPIPAGSLEVRPVVPS; encoded by the coding sequence ATGCAGTATATGATCCTGATTCATTCTGAACCCATGGATGGCCCGAACCCGGGAGAGCCCGGATTCGAAGACACGATGGCGCCGTGGATGGCGTACAACCAGAAGCTGATTGATGGCGGTCACTATGTTGCCGCCGACCAGCTCCAGGGCATCGAAACCGCGACCACGATCCGTCGGGCATATGGGGCAGGCGACACCATCGTTGATGGCCCGTTTGCTGAGACCAAGGAACACCTCGGTGGCTTCTACATTGTGGAAGCCAAGGATCTCGATGAGGCGCTTGCGCTTGCTGCTGAGGTTCCGATTCCGGCCGGCTCGCTCGAGGTTCGCCCGGTGGTGCCCTCGTAG
- a CDS encoding RNA polymerase sigma factor, whose protein sequence is MPDNSEAVTRLAREESAHVLALLAHRFGLDIADDAVQDALVEALNWSSVPDNPAAWLYTVARNRAVDRVRRDASAARRLARAAPDLVLAAERNSGSGAHSGNDEEAPEMIDDAHYSGDEHLRLLLLCCHPALGRDTQVALTLRLVGGLTTAEIAAAFLLPEQTLAQRIVRAKRKIRDAGIPLSIPEDLTSRVDALLTVVYLIFNEGYLSRGSGAGARIDLVEEAIRLTITARELLPGNAEVEGLLSLELYARARHDTRFRGDELILLEQQDRTRWDGELIEQANGLLRGALSRLQPGPFQTQAVIARHHATARTAADTDWPAIASAYSVLLAMTGGSPVVALNRAVAVSMADGPDAGLRLLDEVTGLDNYHLYWAARAELLVRAGDADAAAIAFARARELATNTAEQHHLDRRIAELRG, encoded by the coding sequence GTGCCCGACAACTCAGAGGCGGTCACCCGCCTGGCGCGTGAGGAGAGCGCACATGTGCTCGCTCTTCTCGCGCACCGCTTTGGGCTCGACATTGCCGATGATGCCGTGCAGGATGCGCTTGTCGAAGCCCTTAATTGGAGCAGCGTTCCCGACAACCCTGCTGCGTGGCTCTACACGGTCGCGCGCAATCGTGCCGTCGACCGCGTACGGCGAGACGCCTCCGCTGCTCGACGATTGGCGCGGGCAGCGCCTGATCTCGTGCTGGCCGCAGAGCGCAACAGCGGCAGCGGCGCGCACAGCGGCAACGATGAGGAGGCGCCCGAGATGATTGACGATGCTCACTATTCGGGCGACGAACACCTGCGGTTGCTGCTGCTCTGTTGTCACCCGGCGCTGGGTCGAGACACCCAAGTGGCGCTGACCCTGCGGCTCGTCGGCGGGCTCACGACAGCCGAGATCGCCGCAGCGTTCTTGCTGCCCGAGCAGACCCTCGCTCAGCGGATCGTGCGGGCAAAGCGCAAGATTCGTGACGCCGGCATCCCGCTCAGCATCCCCGAAGACCTCACATCGAGAGTCGATGCCCTGCTTACCGTCGTGTACCTGATTTTCAACGAGGGCTATCTCTCGCGGGGGAGCGGGGCCGGTGCCCGCATCGATCTCGTGGAAGAAGCAATCCGCCTCACTATCACCGCACGCGAACTGCTCCCGGGCAACGCCGAAGTCGAAGGGCTGCTGTCGCTCGAGCTCTATGCTCGCGCCCGCCACGACACTCGCTTTCGAGGCGATGAGCTTATTCTCCTCGAGCAACAAGATCGCACCCGCTGGGACGGCGAGCTCATCGAGCAAGCCAACGGGCTGCTCCGCGGCGCCCTCAGTCGGCTGCAGCCGGGACCGTTCCAAACCCAAGCGGTGATCGCGCGCCACCATGCCACCGCGCGCACCGCCGCCGACACCGACTGGCCGGCCATTGCATCCGCCTATTCGGTGCTGCTGGCGATGACGGGTGGCTCTCCGGTCGTCGCCCTCAACCGTGCCGTCGCGGTGTCGATGGCTGATGGGCCAGATGCCGGTCTGCGTCTGCTCGATGAGGTCACCGGGCTCGATAACTATCATCTGTATTGGGCCGCGCGCGCCGAACTGCTCGTGCGTGCCGGTGACGCGGATGCCGCGGCTATCGCCTTCGCCCGAGCGCGCGAGCTTGCCACGAACACAGCCGAGCAACATCACCTCGATCGGCGGATTGCCGAGCTGCGCGGCTAG
- a CDS encoding LacI family DNA-binding transcriptional regulator: protein MTTIRDVARVAGVSPATVSRVVNGLVGYSTETQQRVEEAIAELNYEPDTLARGLKTKQTSVIGVLAPVVSDALASEIMSGVEAAARLRGYSVMLGRTGPSSTYAASYLRTLRTYRAAGVILISAAVTPEMRRVLGSSVPLMSVAIRDGQRFPSLAIDDEVAAYDGTRFLIGLGHRRIGLLAGDPSSVLVNKLRIRGYLRAMTEAKLTPVLESGNSLYDSAPPALARLLNQDAGLTAVFALSDEMAAAVVNELQRMGRRVPDDISVLGFDNTRTSQHVHPALSTIAQPLERMGELAVERLLATQDLSDGPTPRILPHRLIERGSTSTFTG, encoded by the coding sequence ATGACGACCATTAGAGACGTCGCTCGAGTCGCAGGAGTATCGCCAGCCACCGTTTCGCGTGTCGTCAATGGTCTCGTCGGCTATTCGACGGAGACCCAACAGCGAGTCGAAGAAGCGATCGCTGAGCTCAACTACGAACCCGATACTCTCGCACGTGGTCTCAAGACGAAGCAGACATCAGTGATCGGAGTTCTGGCGCCGGTGGTATCGGATGCGCTCGCATCGGAAATCATGAGCGGTGTCGAAGCGGCGGCACGTTTGCGTGGCTATTCGGTGATGCTGGGTCGCACCGGGCCAAGCTCGACCTACGCGGCGAGCTACCTCCGTACGTTGCGCACCTACCGCGCTGCTGGCGTGATCCTGATTTCTGCCGCGGTGACCCCAGAGATGCGGCGCGTTCTGGGCTCGAGCGTTCCGCTCATGTCGGTGGCCATTCGCGATGGTCAACGTTTTCCGAGTCTCGCGATCGATGACGAAGTTGCGGCCTACGATGGCACCCGTTTTTTGATCGGGCTCGGCCATCGGCGCATCGGCTTACTGGCCGGCGATCCGTCATCCGTTCTCGTCAACAAGCTGCGGATTCGTGGCTATTTGAGAGCGATGACAGAAGCGAAATTGACCCCCGTGCTTGAGTCGGGCAATTCGCTCTATGACTCGGCACCCCCGGCGTTAGCCCGGTTGTTGAATCAGGACGCTGGCCTCACCGCGGTCTTCGCTCTCAGCGACGAGATGGCGGCAGCGGTCGTCAATGAACTGCAGCGGATGGGGCGGCGGGTTCCCGACGATATTTCGGTGTTGGGCTTCGACAACACGCGCACCTCGCAGCACGTGCATCCGGCCCTCAGCACCATTGCGCAACCGCTCGAGCGGATGGGGGAGCTGGCCGTTGAACGCCTGCTCGCCACCCAAGACCTTTCCGACGGCCCGACTCCCCGAATCTTGCCCCATCGCCTGATCGAGCGCGGAAGCACCTCAACTTTTACCGGATAA
- a CDS encoding ABC transporter substrate-binding protein: protein MMQRRRDRRVLVGLAIAATAAIALTACTGTSTGSAPATDEELEGRGPIQYVSSPDASGAAQTTIDAWNAEHPDEQVTWVELPLDADQQRQQMVQNAQVEGDSYSVLNLDVVWTSEFAANRWITALPEDAIPFDEEIPATVEAASYRGIVYAAPYYTDGALLYSRSDLLTAAGIDAAPQTWAEMQDACDAVLALPEAADMSCYAGQFDKNEGLTVNFSEAVNSAGGSMSDADGNPTVDTPEALTALNFLVDGFDSGMIPREAITYQEEQGRQAFQEGNLVFLRNWPYIYKSLSATDGSSNVNGKFEISAIPGENGLGVSTLGGRNIAISSFAENKATSLDFIEFFTSRVQQEARLDLSSRAPVFAEFFEDEAITGQYPYLPTLLASLDNAQPRPKVVQYGATTAAIQDEIYAALNGDKTAETALADLQEKLTAITAG, encoded by the coding sequence ATGATGCAACGACGCCGTGATCGACGAGTCCTCGTCGGCTTAGCGATCGCCGCTACCGCAGCGATCGCCCTCACTGCCTGCACCGGCACCTCGACAGGCAGCGCCCCGGCTACAGACGAAGAACTCGAAGGCCGCGGGCCCATCCAGTACGTCAGCAGCCCTGACGCCTCTGGTGCTGCCCAAACGACCATCGATGCGTGGAATGCTGAACACCCAGACGAACAGGTCACTTGGGTTGAGCTTCCGTTGGATGCCGACCAGCAGCGCCAGCAAATGGTTCAGAATGCGCAAGTCGAGGGCGACAGCTATTCGGTGCTGAACCTCGATGTTGTGTGGACGAGTGAGTTTGCCGCCAATCGGTGGATTACCGCTCTTCCGGAAGACGCCATCCCCTTCGACGAGGAGATTCCCGCAACTGTTGAAGCCGCAAGCTATCGCGGAATCGTGTACGCCGCGCCTTATTACACCGATGGCGCACTGCTCTACTCGCGAAGTGATCTTTTGACCGCGGCTGGCATCGATGCGGCGCCGCAGACCTGGGCAGAGATGCAAGACGCGTGTGACGCCGTTCTTGCTCTTCCTGAAGCGGCCGACATGTCCTGCTATGCAGGCCAGTTCGATAAGAACGAAGGCCTCACGGTGAACTTCAGCGAGGCAGTCAACTCCGCAGGCGGATCGATGTCTGACGCCGATGGCAACCCGACAGTCGACACCCCAGAAGCTCTAACCGCACTCAACTTCTTGGTCGACGGTTTCGATTCGGGAATGATTCCCCGCGAAGCAATCACCTATCAAGAAGAGCAAGGGCGTCAAGCTTTCCAGGAGGGCAACCTCGTATTCCTTCGCAACTGGCCGTATATCTACAAGTCACTCTCGGCGACCGACGGCTCATCGAACGTCAACGGTAAGTTTGAGATCAGTGCAATTCCTGGCGAAAACGGCCTCGGCGTTTCGACCCTCGGCGGTCGCAACATCGCGATCTCTAGCTTTGCCGAGAACAAGGCAACGTCTCTGGACTTCATCGAGTTCTTCACCTCGCGTGTACAGCAAGAAGCCCGTCTCGACCTCAGCTCGCGTGCCCCCGTGTTCGCCGAATTCTTCGAAGATGAGGCGATTACGGGGCAGTACCCGTACCTGCCAACGCTGCTCGCCTCGCTCGATAACGCGCAGCCACGGCCCAAGGTTGTTCAGTATGGCGCCACCACGGCCGCAATCCAAGACGAAATCTACGCTGCGCTGAATGGTGACAAGACCGCCGAAACCGCGCTGGCCGACCTGCAAGAAAAACTCACCGCAATAACCGCGGGCTAG
- a CDS encoding carbohydrate ABC transporter permease: protein MTSSTTLPSTGSRKVFARRSNDSVQREGRMASLLLSPTFIVLVLVIMYPLLSAVYQSLFSANSGLDANGFVVEGETFVGLGNYAEIFAGAESGRFYNALWNTTFFTFVTVSLETVIGVGFAVAMNRAFKGRAFLRAAILIPWAIPTAVSGLLWRWIFQSNGIANDLLNTQILWTAEGFAAQAAVMIAEVWKTAPFIGLLVLAGMQLIPEEVYEASKLDGANAWKQFVSITLPLVRPALLVAVLFRLLDSLRMFDLPFVLIGPRKSSVETLSILAWDQSNQLQYGTASAFAIILLLYVAVIAFVFIRLLGADVAGDADAKATKLSRRKISQAQKEAR from the coding sequence ATGACCTCATCGACGACTCTCCCGTCGACTGGCAGCCGCAAGGTGTTTGCGCGACGCAGCAACGACAGCGTTCAGCGCGAGGGCAGAATGGCATCGCTGCTGCTCTCGCCAACGTTTATTGTGCTGGTTCTCGTGATCATGTATCCGCTGCTCTCCGCCGTCTATCAGTCGCTCTTCAGCGCCAACTCTGGCCTCGATGCCAACGGGTTCGTGGTCGAGGGCGAAACCTTCGTGGGCTTAGGCAACTACGCCGAAATCTTCGCGGGGGCGGAATCCGGACGTTTCTATAACGCCCTGTGGAACACCACCTTTTTCACGTTCGTCACTGTTTCGCTGGAAACCGTGATCGGCGTTGGTTTCGCCGTTGCCATGAACCGAGCCTTCAAGGGTCGCGCGTTCCTCCGCGCCGCCATCCTCATCCCCTGGGCTATCCCCACCGCAGTCTCCGGACTGTTGTGGCGCTGGATCTTCCAATCAAACGGAATCGCCAACGACCTGCTCAACACTCAAATCTTATGGACAGCGGAAGGCTTCGCCGCCCAGGCCGCCGTGATGATCGCCGAAGTGTGGAAGACCGCACCCTTCATCGGCCTCCTCGTGCTCGCCGGAATGCAGCTCATTCCGGAAGAGGTATATGAGGCATCGAAGTTGGATGGTGCTAACGCGTGGAAGCAGTTCGTCTCGATAACGCTTCCCCTTGTTCGCCCGGCACTCCTCGTTGCGGTGCTCTTTCGGTTGCTCGATTCCCTGAGAATGTTTGACCTCCCCTTCGTGCTCATCGGGCCAAGAAAGAGTTCGGTCGAGACGCTGTCTATTTTGGCGTGGGACCAATCCAATCAATTGCAGTACGGCACAGCATCTGCGTTCGCCATCATTCTTCTGCTCTACGTCGCCGTCATCGCTTTCGTCTTCATTCGCCTGCTTGGCGCAGATGTTGCTGGCGATGCTGATGCCAAAGCCACGAAGCTGTCCCGCAGAAAAATCTCTCAAGCACAGAAGGAGGCGAGATAG
- a CDS encoding carbohydrate ABC transporter permease: MTTVFEREVIAASGARARPGSGRKRATGVAGMITRWVGIAIVAVYCLAPFYWMLVSSFRTTNDIFDTSLLPTTWSLESYAQVFDSSNDFGRSLLNSLIVAGITTVLALILGIFAAYAIARLKFRFKSGILAVIIATSMFPGIAVVVPLLRLFTDIGWINTYQAMIVPSLSFAIPLAVWNLTTFMKQLPNDLEQAAMIDGCTKWQAFTKILLPLAAPGVFTTAILTFIHSWNEFIIALSMANDPAIQTATVAISKFTGASDFQAPFGAQMAAGVIVTIPLMIVVLLFQRRIVEGLTSGATK; the protein is encoded by the coding sequence GTGACTACCGTATTTGAACGAGAAGTAATTGCCGCTAGCGGTGCACGTGCCCGGCCCGGCAGTGGGCGCAAGCGGGCCACCGGCGTTGCCGGCATGATTACCCGCTGGGTGGGAATCGCGATCGTCGCGGTGTACTGTCTTGCCCCGTTCTATTGGATGCTCGTCTCGAGTTTCCGCACCACCAACGACATTTTTGACACCTCCCTGTTGCCGACCACGTGGTCGCTGGAGAGCTATGCGCAAGTGTTCGATTCGTCGAATGACTTCGGGCGTTCACTCCTGAACAGCCTCATCGTCGCGGGGATCACGACAGTGCTCGCGCTTATCTTGGGCATCTTCGCGGCCTATGCGATTGCGCGGCTCAAGTTTCGCTTCAAGTCGGGCATCCTTGCGGTCATCATTGCAACGTCGATGTTCCCGGGCATCGCCGTTGTTGTTCCGCTGCTGCGGCTCTTCACGGACATCGGCTGGATCAACACCTACCAGGCGATGATTGTGCCGAGCCTGTCATTCGCAATTCCGCTCGCCGTGTGGAACCTCACCACGTTCATGAAGCAGCTTCCCAATGATCTTGAGCAGGCCGCAATGATCGACGGCTGCACCAAGTGGCAAGCATTCACGAAAATCTTGCTACCGCTCGCCGCGCCCGGTGTCTTCACAACAGCCATTCTCACGTTCATCCACAGCTGGAATGAGTTCATCATCGCGCTCTCGATGGCTAATGACCCGGCTATTCAGACGGCAACAGTAGCCATCTCCAAGTTCACCGGAGCGAGTGACTTTCAGGCACCGTTTGGCGCGCAGATGGCGGCAGGCGTAATCGTCACCATCCCCCTCATGATTGTGGTTCTTCTCTTTCAGCGCCGCATCGTTGAAGGCCTCACCTCGGGCGCGACCAAGTGA
- a CDS encoding alpha-amylase family glycosyl hydrolase, protein MSGWWDNAVIYEVYPRSFADADGDGIGDLRGIIDRLPYLASLGVEGLWLTPFQRSPQIDQGYDISDYCDVDPLFGTLTDFDELLAAAHEKGMRILVDIVPNHTSIENPLFEAALAAGPGSPERDMFMFREGRGDNAELPPNNWISVFGGPAWHRALPESADDTQWFLHLFSAAQPDWNWHNPAVAEYFHGVIRFWFDRGVDGIRVDVAHGLFKAAGLPDSPTVPVVIDGLRSNPSAMDQEPVHAVYREWRRIADEYDPPRLLVGEVNLEPERSARYTRPDELHQTFAFSFAKLGWDAAEWSAVGQQLETVRRTVGSAPSWALENHDIVRTATRFGAGSRGRQRARAALVALLGLPGTIYVYQGQELGLPEVDVPVAQRADPMWFNGGVSRDGARVPLPWTTQASGTYGFSSKDGVDSWLPAPEGWGEYSVDAQEASDASMLTLFRAASALRARMPQPQPQPTTSVNAFALEWTLDADGRLMVRRRDGVRVVVAMGETAVTLPAGAVLISSEPVVDGVLPVDAAAWVAPE, encoded by the coding sequence GTGAGCGGCTGGTGGGACAACGCCGTCATCTACGAGGTCTATCCGCGCTCGTTTGCGGATGCCGACGGTGACGGTATCGGGGATCTTCGAGGGATCATCGATCGGCTTCCTTACCTGGCATCGCTTGGCGTTGAGGGGCTATGGTTGACACCTTTTCAACGGTCACCCCAAATCGATCAGGGCTATGACATCAGCGACTACTGCGATGTCGACCCGCTCTTTGGGACCCTGACCGATTTCGACGAGTTGCTCGCTGCGGCGCACGAGAAGGGGATGCGCATCCTTGTCGATATTGTGCCGAACCACACGTCGATTGAGAATCCTCTCTTCGAAGCGGCACTCGCCGCCGGCCCCGGGTCGCCGGAGCGGGACATGTTCATGTTTCGCGAAGGTCGAGGCGACAACGCAGAGCTACCGCCGAACAACTGGATCAGTGTGTTCGGTGGCCCGGCCTGGCATCGAGCGCTGCCTGAATCTGCTGACGATACGCAGTGGTTCCTGCACCTCTTCTCGGCGGCACAACCCGACTGGAATTGGCACAATCCCGCCGTGGCCGAATACTTCCACGGCGTCATCCGTTTCTGGTTCGACCGGGGTGTTGACGGCATCCGCGTCGATGTAGCGCACGGCTTGTTCAAGGCGGCAGGCTTGCCCGACTCCCCAACGGTGCCGGTGGTGATCGACGGGCTGCGTTCGAACCCCTCGGCGATGGACCAAGAACCGGTGCACGCCGTCTATCGAGAGTGGCGTCGCATCGCAGATGAGTATGACCCGCCACGGCTTCTGGTCGGGGAGGTCAACCTCGAACCAGAACGTTCGGCGCGCTACACGCGGCCTGATGAACTGCACCAAACGTTCGCTTTCTCGTTCGCCAAGCTCGGCTGGGATGCAGCGGAATGGTCGGCAGTGGGGCAACAGTTGGAGACCGTTCGGCGCACCGTTGGCTCGGCACCGAGTTGGGCCCTCGAAAATCACGACATTGTTCGCACCGCAACACGGTTTGGTGCTGGCAGTCGTGGTCGTCAGCGTGCCCGGGCTGCACTCGTTGCGCTGCTTGGCCTCCCCGGCACCATCTACGTCTATCAGGGGCAAGAACTTGGGCTGCCGGAAGTAGACGTTCCGGTGGCCCAGCGTGCTGACCCCATGTGGTTCAACGGCGGAGTGAGTCGGGATGGTGCCCGCGTTCCACTGCCCTGGACGACGCAGGCTTCGGGAACCTACGGTTTCTCTTCGAAGGACGGTGTTGATTCGTGGCTACCGGCTCCCGAGGGGTGGGGCGAATACTCCGTTGATGCTCAAGAAGCCTCGGATGCGTCGATGCTGACGCTCTTCCGCGCGGCTTCTGCATTGCGGGCGCGGATGCCGCAGCCACAGCCACAGCCGACAACATCCGTCAACGCGTTCGCCCTCGAGTGGACCCTCGATGCTGATGGGCGACTTATGGTGCGGCGCCGCGACGGCGTTCGAGTTGTAGTGGCAATGGGCGAAACCGCGGTGACGCTACCTGCCGGCGCGGTGCTGATTAGCTCAGAGCCAGTCGTGGACGGCGTGCTGCCAGTGGATGCCGCAGCCTGGGTGGCACCGGAGTAA
- a CDS encoding YdeI family protein, producing the protein MVSFADKPILDVTIAEWTTYLENSPSPDGVRLKLRKKLSKAVGMTWSEALDVALCFGWIDGQTSRLDDDYTLQSFTPRRKNSPWSQINRDHVARLIEESQMRPGGLAEVERAKADGRWDAAYSMKNLTTPPDLQTALDANPASAEFHAGLTKSVRFQIYARVTGIKTPSVRAARIRDIVEKGAIGEHHHAQPKPRP; encoded by the coding sequence ATGGTCAGCTTCGCCGACAAACCCATCCTCGACGTAACGATCGCCGAGTGGACGACCTACCTCGAAAACTCGCCCTCGCCCGACGGCGTGCGCCTCAAACTGCGCAAGAAGCTCTCCAAGGCCGTCGGCATGACCTGGTCAGAAGCACTCGACGTTGCGCTGTGCTTCGGATGGATCGATGGCCAAACCTCACGCCTCGATGATGACTACACCCTGCAATCATTCACCCCGCGCCGCAAGAACAGCCCGTGGTCTCAGATCAACCGCGACCATGTTGCGCGGCTCATTGAGGAGAGCCAAATGCGTCCAGGAGGTCTCGCCGAAGTCGAGCGCGCTAAAGCGGATGGCCGCTGGGACGCTGCGTACAGCATGAAGAACCTGACGACTCCCCCAGACCTGCAGACTGCCCTCGACGCCAACCCCGCCTCGGCAGAGTTCCACGCCGGCCTCACCAAGAGCGTGCGCTTTCAGATTTATGCCCGCGTGACCGGCATCAAGACACCCTCAGTTCGCGCAGCTCGCATCCGGGACATCGTGGAGAAAGGCGCGATCGGTGAGCACCACCATGCGCAGCCCAAGCCCCGACCTTAG
- a CDS encoding alcohol dehydrogenase catalytic domain-containing protein: MRATYIYGAGDVRVITAPDPKLIESTDAVVRITRACVCGSDLHPFHSMPADADARPIGHEFIGVVEELGKDVSTLSVGDFVIAPFAYSDGTCEFCLQGLQTSCVHGGYWGNGGITGGQAEAVRVPYADGTLVKVPGTVDESQYAGLLSLSDVYATGWHAAHKARVAPGQTVTVIGDGAVGLLAVLSAKQMGAERIILMGRHKARTDLGITFGATDVVAERGEEGIAQVRELTGGTGSHAVLEAVGFMPAYEQALGVVRAGGVISRVGVPQYEEAPVGRRSLFGKNVTLTGGVAPARAYIEQLLPGVLDGTVNPGLVFDQTVKLEQTPDGYTAMDERTALKVMVDPT; this comes from the coding sequence ATGCGAGCTACTTACATTTACGGCGCGGGCGATGTCCGCGTGATCACTGCCCCTGACCCCAAGCTCATCGAGAGCACCGACGCCGTGGTGCGCATCACGCGCGCATGCGTCTGCGGCAGCGACCTGCACCCCTTCCATTCAATGCCAGCGGATGCGGATGCTCGCCCCATCGGTCACGAATTCATTGGCGTGGTCGAAGAGCTCGGCAAGGACGTCTCGACTCTCTCGGTCGGCGATTTCGTCATCGCCCCGTTCGCCTATTCCGATGGAACCTGCGAGTTCTGCCTCCAGGGCCTTCAGACGTCGTGCGTCCACGGCGGTTACTGGGGCAACGGGGGAATCACTGGCGGCCAGGCGGAAGCCGTGCGTGTTCCTTACGCTGACGGCACTCTCGTAAAGGTTCCTGGCACGGTCGATGAGTCGCAGTATGCCGGCCTTTTGTCGCTCTCCGACGTCTACGCCACCGGGTGGCATGCCGCCCACAAGGCGCGCGTCGCTCCTGGCCAGACCGTCACAGTGATCGGCGACGGCGCTGTCGGCCTCCTCGCCGTGCTCTCGGCCAAGCAGATGGGCGCCGAGCGCATCATCCTCATGGGCCGCCACAAGGCGCGCACCGACCTCGGCATCACGTTCGGAGCCACGGATGTCGTGGCCGAGCGAGGCGAAGAGGGAATCGCCCAAGTGCGCGAGCTCACCGGCGGCACGGGAAGCCACGCGGTTCTCGAAGCTGTCGGATTCATGCCCGCCTACGAGCAGGCCCTCGGCGTCGTTCGCGCCGGTGGAGTGATCAGTCGCGTAGGCGTTCCGCAGTATGAGGAGGCCCCCGTTGGCCGCCGAAGCCTCTTCGGCAAGAACGTCACCCTCACTGGTGGTGTGGCCCCCGCTCGCGCCTACATCGAGCAGCTGCTGCCCGGCGTGCTCGACGGAACTGTGAACCCCGGCCTCGTCTTCGACCAGACCGTCAAGCTCGAACAGACCCCCGATGGCTACACCGCCATGGATGAGCGCACGGCTCTCAAGGTGATGGTCGACCCGACGTAG